A window from Nitrospira sp. ND1 encodes these proteins:
- the tpiA gene encoding triose-phosphate isomerase: protein MRTRFIVGNWKMNKTASDAGAFVHRLSQELPHHAGIQIGLTPPFTALHAVREALGPASAVLLGAQNLYWEDKGAFTGEVSGAMLKDIGCQFVLVGHSERRQYFGDQDSWTNKKVLAALRHGLQPILCVGETLQDRDSGQTDLVIQRQLRAGLAGTEAHTLPTLTIAYEPVWAIGTGRAASPEQAVPVHRLIRRTIGELSGTDIGNHVRILYGGSVTPHNIADFLASEEIDGALVGGACLDPVSFATLVKVAIGSKPITA, encoded by the coding sequence GTGAGAACTCGCTTCATCGTCGGCAACTGGAAAATGAATAAGACCGCCTCGGACGCCGGGGCATTCGTTCATCGTCTATCGCAGGAATTGCCCCACCATGCCGGAATCCAGATCGGCCTGACACCGCCATTTACGGCGCTGCACGCCGTACGCGAGGCGCTGGGCCCGGCCTCGGCCGTTCTCCTCGGCGCGCAAAATCTCTATTGGGAAGATAAAGGAGCATTCACCGGCGAAGTGTCCGGGGCGATGCTGAAGGACATCGGTTGCCAGTTTGTCCTCGTCGGCCATTCGGAGCGGCGACAGTATTTCGGCGACCAGGACAGCTGGACGAATAAAAAAGTTCTAGCCGCCCTTCGGCATGGCCTTCAACCGATTCTGTGCGTGGGAGAAACACTCCAGGATCGTGATTCGGGACAGACCGACCTCGTCATTCAAAGACAGCTTCGCGCCGGACTTGCCGGGACCGAGGCACACACGCTTCCAACCCTGACGATCGCCTATGAGCCAGTGTGGGCCATTGGAACTGGGCGGGCTGCGTCACCGGAGCAGGCGGTCCCGGTCCATCGCCTCATCCGCCGAACCATCGGCGAACTGAGCGGAACGGACATAGGAAACCACGTCCGCATTCTATATGGAGGGAGCGTCACACCGCACAATATCGCCGACTTTCTAGCATCCGAAGAAATCGACGGCGCACTTGTCGGCGGGGCTTGTTTAGACCCGGTCTCTTTTGCTACACTCGTCAAAGTCGCAATCGGGTCCAAACCCATCACGGCATAA
- the secG gene encoding preprotein translocase subunit SecG: MYTLLIIIHVIVCLLMIGAILLQSGKGAEIGAAFGGSSQTVFGSRGPANFLSKFTVITAFVFMFTSLSLAIIAKDRNFASTVIDLNKKPAATTPSSAPAETTTTPAAESHSSGEGSH; the protein is encoded by the coding sequence ATGTATACACTACTCATCATCATTCACGTCATCGTCTGCCTGCTCATGATTGGAGCAATCCTGCTGCAGTCCGGGAAAGGCGCTGAAATCGGTGCGGCATTCGGTGGCTCCAGCCAAACCGTATTCGGCAGCCGAGGGCCCGCTAACTTCCTCAGCAAGTTCACCGTCATCACCGCATTTGTCTTCATGTTCACTTCATTGTCTTTGGCCATCATCGCAAAGGACCGGAATTTCGCCTCCACAGTCATCGACCTGAATAAGAAACCAGCCGCCACAACCCCAAGTTCCGCGCCGGCAGAAACCACAACAACCCCTGCCGCTGAATCTCATTCATCCGGCGAGGGTTCGCACTAG
- a CDS encoding branched-chain amino acid transaminase, giving the protein MLQTSEKIWMDGKFAAWADAQVHVLTHSLHYGLAAFEGIRCYKGKSGSAIFRLPEHVDRLFESAHIGLIEMPFDRKQISEAIVETVRVNRLEACYIRPLVYIGYGAMGLYPAENPIKVSIAAWQWGTYLGDEALSKGIRARVSSFTRHHVNVSMTRGKISGYYVNSILAKREVKADGYDEAIMLDPEGYVAEGTGENVFIVRRGVLKTTPLTSILEGITRNSIIQLAKERNIPVVEERFTRDEMYVAEEVFVTGTAAELTPVTEIDQRRIGSGKPGPITQTLQKAFFDVVGGTDSAHRQWLTPV; this is encoded by the coding sequence ATGTTACAAACCAGCGAAAAAATATGGATGGATGGGAAGTTTGCGGCCTGGGCTGATGCGCAGGTTCATGTGCTCACGCACTCGCTTCACTACGGGTTGGCAGCGTTTGAGGGTATTCGCTGCTACAAGGGGAAGAGCGGGTCAGCCATTTTCAGGCTGCCTGAGCACGTGGATCGACTCTTTGAATCCGCCCACATCGGGTTGATCGAAATGCCTTTCGACAGGAAGCAAATCTCGGAAGCGATTGTCGAAACCGTCCGGGTCAATCGGTTGGAGGCTTGTTACATTCGTCCGTTGGTGTACATCGGGTATGGTGCCATGGGGCTCTACCCTGCTGAGAATCCAATCAAGGTGAGCATCGCGGCCTGGCAATGGGGGACCTATCTGGGCGATGAGGCCCTGTCCAAGGGGATTCGAGCCAGAGTGTCGTCCTTTACGCGTCACCATGTGAATGTTTCCATGACGCGCGGGAAAATTTCCGGCTATTACGTCAACTCCATTCTGGCCAAACGGGAAGTGAAGGCCGATGGCTATGACGAAGCGATCATGCTGGATCCTGAAGGGTATGTAGCGGAAGGCACGGGAGAAAATGTGTTCATCGTGCGACGTGGTGTCTTAAAAACGACTCCATTGACCTCCATTCTTGAGGGAATTACGCGCAACTCCATCATCCAATTGGCGAAGGAGCGTAATATTCCCGTGGTCGAGGAGCGGTTCACGCGCGATGAAATGTATGTGGCAGAAGAAGTCTTTGTCACCGGGACTGCGGCAGAACTCACCCCTGTGACGGAAATCGATCAGCGGCGCATCGGCAGCGGAAAGCCAGGGCCGATCACGCAAACCTTACAAAAAGCATTTTTTGATGTGGTGGGCGGGACTGATTCCGCTCACCGGCAGTGGCTGACTCCCGTCTAG
- the rplU gene encoding 50S ribosomal protein L21 translates to MYAIIETGGKQYRVETGTVLQVESLPGDVGHSVQIDKVKLLHGEGGLVVGQPVVAGATVTAEIIRQGRTRSITVFKKHRRKNYRRTRGHRQGFTQLRVTGIETK, encoded by the coding sequence ATGTACGCTATTATCGAGACAGGCGGAAAACAGTATCGAGTGGAAACCGGAACCGTACTCCAAGTGGAGTCACTCCCGGGTGACGTCGGGCATTCTGTGCAGATCGACAAGGTCAAGCTGCTGCATGGCGAGGGCGGACTGGTAGTCGGCCAGCCGGTGGTGGCGGGGGCGACCGTGACAGCGGAAATCATCCGCCAGGGTCGCACCAGATCGATCACGGTCTTCAAGAAGCACCGTCGCAAGAATTATCGCCGTACCAGAGGCCACCGGCAGGGCTTTACGCAGCTGCGGGTCACTGGGATCGAAACGAAGTAA
- the rpmA gene encoding 50S ribosomal protein L27, whose product MATNKGGGSTRNGRDSNPQYLGVKAYGGETIKAGSIIVRQRGTKFFPGLNVGLGRDHTLYAYVSGVVKFEGGRGRQKVSVYPVTAKA is encoded by the coding sequence ATGGCAACAAACAAAGGCGGCGGTTCGACAAGGAACGGCCGTGACAGTAACCCACAATACCTCGGTGTCAAAGCCTACGGCGGAGAGACGATCAAGGCAGGCTCCATCATTGTGCGCCAGCGGGGAACGAAGTTTTTCCCAGGCCTCAACGTCGGTTTGGGACGGGATCACACCCTCTATGCCTATGTGTCCGGTGTCGTGAAGTTCGAAGGTGGCCGCGGCCGTCAGAAGGTCAGCGTCTATCCCGTCACAGCGAAGGCCTGA